The segment CGCTCCCCACCCATAAGGAAAAGAAAATAATCCTTTTTCCTAGCTTCCCAACCGTTAATTATCTGAAAAGTATACTAACAGATAAATTTTTTCTTATTCTGACTATCGCTTCTCCCAAAAGTTCAGAGGAGTTTAATTCCACAAATTTGTCAGGCAATTCTTTATGATATATTGTATCTGTAACAATTATTTTATCAATACTTGAATTTTGCAATTTTTCAACGGCATTTAGTGAAAATATCCCATGTGTAGCGGCAGCGATAATTTTTTTTGCACCTTTATTATGTAGAGTTTCAGCAGCAGCTACAAGAGATCCACCAGTATCTATTATATCATCAAATATTATACAATTAGCACCCTCTACCTCTCCTATTACGTTTATTACTTCAGCAACGTTATCTTTAGGCCTTCTTTTGTCGAGGATAGCTAAAGAAGATCCTAATTTTTGGGCAAACTTTCTAGCTCGTTTTACGCCACCAACATCCGGGGATACTACCACGGTGTCATGTTGTGTCAATTTCATTTCTTCTAAAAAATATTTTGAAAAAATCGGGAAACTCCAAAGATTATCAACTGGTATATCAAAGAAACCTTGGATTTGTTCGGCATGAAGATCAATTGTCACTACCCTAGTTGCGCCAGCAGTTGTAATTAAGTTGGCAACAAGCTTTGCAGTAATTGGATCTCTACCCCTGGCTTTTCTATCTTGACGAGCATACCCAAAGTATGGAATTATAACAGATATAGATGCAGCAGAAGCCCTTCTCAGGGCATCGATCATTATCAGCAATTCCATGATATTATTATTTACAGGCGGAGCTATGGATTGAATTAAATATACATCGAATCCTCTCACTGTTTCGTTAATTTTTACATTTACTTCACCATCTGCAAAAGTTGATACTTCGCAGTCACCCAATCTTGTGTCCATGTATTCGACAATTTTTTTAGCTAAAAGAGGGTTAGAGTTTCCTGCAAACACTTTGAATTGATTCTCTTTAGTTGACATTTTTATACTCCCTTCTCTACATTTTGTGAATCCCTTTTTAACACCCAATTTTCTTTGTTTATTTGATGTGCTCTTGCTAAGGTTAAAGCATTGTCTGGCACATCTTTTGTTATCACAGACCCAGCTCCTACAAGAGAATTTTTTCCAATATTAACAGGTGCAACTAAAGAGGTGTTACTTCCAATAAAGGCTCCATCATCTATAAAGGTCTTGTTCTTTTTCTTACCATCGTAGTTACATGTTATAGTTCCTGCACCAATGTTTACATTTCTCCCAACATAAGTGTCACCTAAATAAGTTAAATGCTGTGCTTTACTGTTGCAAGATATTTTAGTTTTCTTAGTTTCAACAAAATTACCTATTTTAACGTTTTCTTGCAACTCTGTTCCTTCTCTTAGCCTTGAAAAAGGACCTATAGAAACATTTTTTTGTATTCTACTTAATTCGCATTCTGAGCGAATTATTTTCACATTGTCTTCTATAATACAATCTTTGATCCTTGTTAATGGACCTATTTCACAATCTTTTCCAATGGTCGTTTTTCCGTATATAAATGTTTGAGGATAAATTATTGTATCAGCGCCAATACTTACATCAGCGGAGATGTATGTAGAATCTGGATCCTGTATTGTAACTCCATTTAGCATGTGTTTCTTTAAAATTTCTTTTCTTATCTTTTTTTCAGCTTCTGCTAACTGTATCCTATCGTTTATACCAATAACCTCTATTTCATTTTCTAATTCTACCACACCAACTTTTTCCAGAAGTTCAAAAACATCGGTTAAATAATATTCTCCCTGGGCATTTTGTGGAGTGATACGGTGTAAGGCTTCTTTTAATTGCTCTCCTTTGTAAACAGCAATTCCTGTATAAACTTCTTTTATTTGCTTTTCAAAAGTATCGGCATCTTTTTCCTCAACAATTTTAACAAATTTATCTTCGTTTTTTATTATGCGTCCATAACCAGTTGGATCCTCTAATTTTACTGAGAGTATAGTCGAACTGTTATTATCTTTTAAATGTTTTTCAATGAGAGAATTTAAAGTTTGGTAAGAGATAAATGGCACATCGCCGTAAAGTATCAAGATATCGCTATCATCGAGAAATTGTTCTGCACAGAGTACAGCATGACCCGTTCCTAATCTTTCTTTTTGCTCAAAAATTTTAACATTTTCATCCAACAATTCTTTTACTAGATCTTTACCATTTCCTAGGACTATCCCGATTTCGTCGGTTATTTTTCCTGCAACATCTATGACCCAATTTATCATTGGCTTATCTAGAATTTTATGTGCAACTTTTGGGATCTTTGATTTCATTCGTTTTCCTTGCCCAGCAGCAAGTATTAATACTTTTATATCTACCTCCTCCTTTCATAATTTTTAGCGCCCCTACCCACCTCTCCACCCTTCTTAAGGAAGGGACCTACGGTCCCTAAGTCCAACAAGGGGTGGAGGGCTTCGCCCTGTGACCCTTTAAAATCAAAAGATTTTTTTGAAATTTTTTTAATTTCTAAAGATTTTTGTTAGCGCCTCTTCGCTTCGCAAATCCCACCAGAAAATTACCTACAGCCTTGTAAGGCATTCTTTAATTATTTCTTCCGTTTTTAGTTCTTCTAGATCAAGTTGACCTATGACCTTCATAATTTCATATCTTTGAAATCCAAGAGTTTCTAAAGCTTCTATAGCTTCTTTTACATTATTATTTCCATACGATTGAGCGCCTACCCCAGCTGAATAGGCACTGAAAGAATCAGAAAGTTCAGATATTAGTCTTTCGGCTGTTTTCTTACCTATGCCAGGCAGGTTTGAAAGGAGCGTTGTATCTTGGGAGTTTATCATTTGTATAAATTCTTCTGCATCCGTTTTTCTAAGGATTTTTGAAGCAATTCTTGGTCCGATTTTTGAAACTTTCTTTAAACTTTCAAAAACATCTCTTTCTATTTTATCTTTAAAAATATAGAGTGATGTGTTCCATTCGCTTATTTCCAGGGATGCGAAGAATTCGTATTTGTCACCCTTTTTTAAGTATCTTATAACGTTGAACGAAGGATACGCTTCCAGAGTTAAAGCTCCAATTTTGATTAGAACTTTTTCGTCCTCAAAATCTTCAATTGTTGCGTTAATTTTTCTTATCATATTATATACCTCGATAAAAGATATCTACAATGCTACTAAATTAGTGGATATTAATTCTTTGATTTTTCCAAGGAGATACAAAGAACCAGTGAAAAAATAAATATCACTTTTTTCTGATAAAAGCTTATTGAAACCTTCCGAAGGGTCTTTTATAAACTCAACATTTTTGGTATGCTTTTTAAATTCTTCATATATTAATTCAGGATGTCTTCCCCTTTCGGTAGGAACTGATGTTACAATAATTTTATCAAAAACTGAAGCAAAAATTTGTGACATTTTTTTGTAGTCTTTATCATCCAATATCCCAATCAAGGCAATTTTTTTCTGAGTAGGAAAGTAAAGATTGATGCTTTTTTCTAATTGTTGGGCAGCAGCAAAATTGTGGGCACCGTCGAAAACTATCTTTTTACCGTTTATTTCTGTGTACTCAAACCTACCTTCCCAATAAAAGTTTGCCATAGCTTCTCGGATTTTCTCAATAGATAGAGCTTTTCCAAATTTTTGCATAAACGCTTCTACTACTGCCAAAGATGTTGTAACGTTTTCCATTTGGAACGTCCCGTTGGCACCAAAAATCAGATCTTTAATTTCAGAATTAATACCATAATAATCTAACATATTATTGTTAATAAAATATCTATGGTTGGTAGAATTAAAATCTTTTCCATGTTCATAAACTTTTTCTGCATTGACTTCTTTAGCTTTATTTAAGATAACTTTTTTTGGGCTTTCGTCTATATTTCCCAATACCAAAAAATTGTTTTTCTTTATGATACCTGCTTTTTCATAAGCTATCGCTTCAAGAGTATTACCTAAAGTTTTGATATGGTCTTTAGATATAGAGGTTATGACTGAAACATCAGAATTGATAACATTAGTAGCATCCAACCTTCCTCCTAAACCCACTTCAATGATTCCTACATCCACTTTTTGCTTTTCAAAATACTTAAAGGCCATAGCTGTTGTTATTTCAAAAAATGATGGTGCATATTCTTCACCTTTCAGATCCATTTTTTTTATTTCTTCTTCAATCTCATTGTATATCTGCACAAATTCTCTCTCAGAAATGTTTTCCCCATTTATTTTTATTCTCTCGGTTAATGAAACCAAATGTGGGGATATAAAGGTTCCAACTTTCATTCCATTATATCTTAAAATTTGTGAAAGTGCAGTGGTAACACTTCCTTTTCCGTTAGTACCTGTGACGTGTATACTTTTGAACGAATTCTGCGGGCATCCTATACGTTTAGTTAATTCTTCTATCCTTTCGAGACCTAATTTCACCTTGAAATTTGCTGCTCCTCTTTGATAAAGATAATCAACTAAATTGGTAAATTCCATTTAACTAATCTCCTTTAAGAGTGTTTGCAATTTTTGATATTTTTTCTCACTTTCTATCAAATCTTCTTTTGTTTTTTCTACTACATCCGGATCAGCCTTTTCGACGAAATTTTTATTTGATAATTTTTTATTATATAATTCTATATCTTTTGCTAGCTTTTCCAATTTTTTTGTTAACCTTTGTTTCTCTGTATCGATGTCTATGTAATCACCTAAAGGTATGTAAACTTCTACACTTTCATCTACATAAGCAGTGGCAGATTTTGCTGGTTTCACTTCGGTTTGAGTTATATCTTTCAAAAAAGCTAAATGTTCAATTAAACTTATGTTTTTTTCTATAAAATCGTCGTTTTTTGCGACAATTTTGTATTTCAAGTCAACCTTTTGTGTTTGGGGTATATCCATTTCGGCTTTAACGTTCCTTACACCCTTAACTAACTCCATAATCTTCAAGAATACCTTTTCTGATTCAGGATAAATATTATTCTCGTTACTCTCTGGCCACTTAGCGCTTATCAATAATTCTGAATCTTTCTCTATAGGCAATTTTTGCCATAGTTCTTCCGATATATAAGGCATAAAAGGATGTAATAAACGTAATGAAGAATCAAAGACTTGCAGAATAACATTTTGTACTACCAATTTATCTTTACCACTCGAATTTAACCTATTTTTTGAGGCTTCTATATACCAATCACATAATTCATTCCAGAAAAAATCATATAGTTTTCTTGCAGCTTGATCGTAGTTATAAACTTCTAAATCTTTGGATATTTCTAGTATTGTAGAATTCAATCTGGTTAAAATCCATTTGTCTTCGATTTTTAAATCTTCTTCTTTCAGTACAATTTTCTCGTAGTCTTCCATATTTAAGAGTACAAATCTAGCGGCATTCCATATTTTATTTGCAAACTTTCTGTAGGCATCGAAGGATCCAACATCTAATTTAATATCTCTTCCTTGAGCAGCTAAAATTGCTAAAGTAAATCTAACAGGATCCGTTCCATATTCGTTAATTACTTCTAAGGGATCTATACCGTTGCCCAACGATTTAGACATCTTTCTTCCATATTTGTCTCTTATCAATTGATGTAGGTAAACATCATGAAAGGGCTTCTCCCCCATGAACTTTTCTCCCATCATTATCATTCTTGCAACCCAAAAAAAGATTATATCAAATCCGGTGACTAACAAATCGGTTGGATAGAATTTTTTAAGATCTTCCGTTTTTTCGGGCCATCCTAGGGTAGAAAAAGGCCAAAGAGCTGAAGAAAACCACGTATCTAGTACATCCTCATCTTGTTTTAGATCCGTAGAGCCACATTTTTCACACTTTTTAACGTCTTCGACGGATACATTCACATGCCCGCAGTTTTGGCAATACCAAACGGGGATTCTATGTCCCCACCAAAGCTGTCTTGATATACACCAATCCCTTATTTCATACATCCAGTTAAGATACACTTTTTTCCATCTTTCGGGGTAAAATTTTATTTCATCATTTTCCACTACTTGGATTGCTTTTTCTGCTAAGGGTTTCATTTTCACAAACCATTGATCCAAAAGAAGAGGTTCTATAACGGTGCCACATCTGTAACAATGACCGACTGAATGAGTATAATCTTCCTCTTTTTCTAATAATCCCTCTTTTTTCAAGTCTTCGACTATTCTTTTTCTAGCTATATACCTATCTAATCCAGCGTACTTGCCGCCATTTTCGTTTATCTTTGCATTTTCGTCTATAATTTGTATTCTTTCCAAGTTGTGTCTTAAACCAATTTGATAATCGTTGGGATCATGGGCAGGTGTAACCTTGACGACACCTGTACCAAAGTTTGGGTCTACGTAAGGATCCGCTATAATTTTCAGTTTCCTTCCGACAATTGGCAAAATAGCGATTTTTCCAACCAAATTTTTATACCTTTCATCTGAAGGATTAACAGCGAGAGCTGTATCTCCTAACATAGTTTCAGGTCTAGTGGTTGCTACAGTTACATAATTTTGAGTATTTTCAAGACGATATTTTATATACCAAAGTTTGCCTTTTTCTTCGCTGTGTTCAACCTCATCGTCTGCCAGGACGGTTCCACAGGAAGGACACCAATTTACTATATATTTTCCTTTGTATATTAAACCTTCATTGTACAAAGAAACGAAGACCTTTCTTACCGCTTGGTTGAGCCCTTCATCTAAAGTGAATCTTTCTCTGCTCCAATCGACAGAGGCTGCCAATGCTTTTATCTGTTCACGTATGTGATTACGATATTTGTTTGCCCAATCCCAAGTAATTTTTAAAAATTCTTCTCTAGTATAATCTTCTCTTCTTTTACCTTCTTCTTTTAAAAGATATTTTTCAACAACATGTTGTGTTGCTATCCCCGCATGATCTTCTCCGGGTATCCAAACTGTTTCCTTCCCTTTCATTCTATTATATCTTACGGAGATATCCTGAAGAACGATATTTAAAGCATGACCAATATGTATTTTGCCAGTTATATTTGGAGGCGGAATTACTATACTGAACTTATCGTTTCCTTGTCTTGGCTCAAAGGAATGGGATTCTTCCCAAATCTTATACCATCTATTTTCAAGTTCGTGTGGCATATATCTTTTTCCAATATCCATTAATGCGACCTCCTAAATTTTTGATGAATGGTGTCAATCTAATTTTACACTCTCTGCTTTATTAAATCAAAGATTGAATTTATTCCTTATCTTCTTTATTGTCATTTGTAACTACTTGATTTTTCTCTTCGTTTTCTACATCAACGGAAGGGGGAAGTTCACTTTTTTTGATTTTCCTTCTGTTCCTTCTGAATAAATCAAAAGGAAAATTGATTTCTCTTCTTTTAAACAAAGCTGCTTCGGGTGAGAATATTCCTTTATATCTAATGGGCTTTTCCATTGCCTCAACTTCAGTTAATAGAATAACAGATATGATCCTTAATATGAATCCTATGATAAAAATCAATTGAATCCCATGATAGGGGTCCCCCATAAAATGAATCTCTATATTTTTTAGATGATTTGCTAAGAGACCCCCACTCAACGAGCCAAAAATAGCCGCAATCCCGGCGATGAAGGAGTTGGCCGCGATATAATTTTCGGATGGCTCTTTGGATATTTCTAAAAGTAGATTGAAAATAGCTAAATTTATTGCCGACCAAGCAAAGGCGGAAAATATAGCATTTAATAATTCGATACTCCTATAATTCGTTGCATTCATTAAAAAGTACATCAAAGGGCTGAAAGTTGACAATAAAATCCCCAAACTTAGAACGTTTTTGCTGCCAAACCTGTCTGCCACTACTCCAAAAAATAGATATAAAAAAATAGAGATAACGCTTGTTATTATTCCCATATTTCCAAGAAATTGATAATTTATATTCAAAATCGCTACTTCATAATAGGAAAAGTAAGGCCTTGCAAATTCTATGGCAAAACTCCAAACAAACATAAAAAGTAGGAAGTTTTTAAAGTTTCTATCTTTAAAAGGTACAAAAATGTTTAGATTAAAGGTGGAAATTTTTTCACTTTCTTCGGGAAACTCATGTTTCATCAACAAAAAAGCTGACAGAACTGAAAAAAATGCCATAAAGCCTGTAACCAGTAATAACCCTGTTTTAAAATTTGGAAATTCTAAAAATATAGAATAAAGATACAGCATTATTATACCAGTTATGGAAGAGAATATATTACGAATTCCGAAATATTTACCTCTTTGTTCAAAGGGAACAACCCCTTTAATCAAAACCGTCCAAGTGTTGCCTACAAATGTTCCGAAAAAAGAAAATAAAAGGATAATAATTAATATAATATACTCGGATCTCACATCAAAGAATATAAAAATTGGCAATAAAACAAATAAAGTTCTCGATATAAACGCGTTTATTACCAAGCTTTTCTTTCTTGAACCAATAATCTGGTTTATTCGTGAAGAAAAAATCTGAAACATCTGTGCTATAATAGGAAAAGAGGTCATAACTGATATAAAAAGAGGAGATGCGTTGAAATATATAGCAAGAGTTGTGAAAATAAAACCTTGTGTACCGATAAAAAACGCGTTGTATGAACCCGCCTCTAAGATAGAGAGAACCCTTGTTTTTTCATATTTTGCCATATTTATTTTTCTCCTTGCTACTATATTTATTATTTTGTTTTTGAAGTGTAGTCGTTTGAAAATATATTATAATTCACCAATGAAAAATAAAGTTTACTTTCTAATTTAATAAATGTTATTTTTGTCTTTGAATGAAATTCGCCTTGAATCGTTTTTAAATTTGAGAGGTGATAATATTGAATGAACACCATCCATATGTAATTTGGGCAAGAAAAGTGATAGAAGCATATGTAAAAGAAAAAAGAAAAATAGATTTTGATGAAACTCTTCCAAAAGATTTATTTAACAAAAAAAGAGGATGTTTTGTGAGTCTTCACAAAAGCTCTGGAGAATTGAGAGGTTGTATTGGTACCATTATGCCCGTTTACGATAATTTAATCATGGAGATAAGAGAAAATGCGATCGCTGCTGCCACAAGTGATCCACGGTTCCCTCCTCTTTCGCCAAAGGAATTAGACGATCTAGTTATTTCAGTTGATGTTCTATCAGATTTAGAAAAAGTGAATGATATGAATGAGTTGGATCCTAAAATCTTTGGAATAGTTGTTAAAAGTGGTTACAAGAGAGGGGTTCTTTTACCTGATCTAGAAGGAGTTGATACTGTGGAAGAACAATTGAGAATAGTCAAATTAAAAGCTGGTATTTATAAAAATGAACCAATAGAAATATACAAATTCACTGTGGAGAGGTTTTTTTAAAATAATAGAGGTGAAGTAAATGAAAATCAATTCCTTGTTCTATGAGGAATTTAAAGACGATATTTTGAAATGCACCTTATGTCCTCACCAATGTATATTATATCCTGGCAAAACAGGGATATGTGGGGTTAGGCAAAATATAAAAGGTGAGATGTATTCATTAAATTATAGGGATGTTACCAGTATAGCTCTCGATCCAATAGAAAAAAAGCCACTTTTTCACTTTCATCCTGGCGAAAAAATCCTTTCCCTGGGAACTTGGGGCTGTAATTTAAAATGTCCTTTTTGCCAAAATTACGAAATTGCCCATCTAAAACCTCGATATCAAAAGAAAATATATCCCAACGCTATCCCATCTTTGATGGATAATTATGGTGTTCGAGGTGTTGCGTATACATATTCAGAACCGATAGTTTGGTATGAATTCGTTTTGGATTCATCAAGAGAAGTTAAATATGCTAATCCTGACAACTACAATGTTTTAGTAACGAACGGATTCATAAACGAAAAACCTTTGAGACTTATGCTACAATATATTGACGCAATGAATATAGATTTAAAAGTATTCGACGATAAAAATTATATGAAAATATTAAAAGGAAGATTAGAACCGGTTAAAAAAACGATAAAAATAGCCTATGAAGAAGGTATTCACATTGAAGTAACTACATTGGTAGTTCCCAAAGTAAACGATAATTTGGAAGAACTAGAAGAAGAATTTTCTTGGCTAGCAAGCATTTCTAAAGATATTCCCCTTCATTTATCGCGGTATTTTCCTGCATATAAATATAACGAACCACCGACAGATATCAACTTTTTAGAAAAAACTTATAAGCTTGCAAAAAAATATCTCAATTTTGTATATCTTGGTAACATTTTGTCTTCAACATACGAAAATACTTATTGTCCAAATTGTGGGACACTCCTTATTCAAAGAAAAGGATACGACATAAAAATTGAAAATCTAAATAAAAACGGAGAGTGTGAAAATTGCGGCAGAAAAATATGCGTAGTTTGAGAGTATATCTATATATAGCTGCTGTTGGTGTAGGTATATTTTTATTATCTTTGTTATTATTTTCTAAACCCAACCCAGTTTACGAAGAAGAAGAGTTCCCGGTGCTTGGCACCATTGTAAGGGTAAAAGTAGCAGGGGATAAAGTATCTTCAAATGTTTTATTGAACACAGCAGAACAAGAGTTGTATAGATTACACAACAAATTTAGTCCCAACGTCGAAGGTAGTATAGTCCAAAAATTAAATACTGATAGAAAAGTTGAAGTCGACGAAGAGGGATTATTTTTATTTCAAGCTACCTACAATTATGCAGTAATAACAGGTGGAACTTTCGACCCCACTGTGAGGCCCCTGCTTAAATTATGGGGATTTGATGATATAAATTCTTCCAAAAAAGTTCCAACCCAAGAAGAAATAAATGAAGCATTAGAAAATGTTGATTACAGATTCATAAAAATCGACGAAGAAAAGAGAGAAATTTCATTACTAAAAGATGGTGTCGAAGTGGACTTAGGAGGAATAGCTAAAGGATATGCAATTGATTTAGTCATACAAAAAATTAAGGAAATAGATCCTGGGGCTACAGGTTTTGTCGATGCTGGTGGAGATATCGGTATAATAGGTCCAAAGTTTGGAGAACTTGCCTGGGTTATAGGGATAAGGGATCCTTTTTCACAAGATGCTTTAAAATCCATAGATACAATTTATTTAGCAAGCGGTGCGGTGGCTACATCTGGAGATTACGAAAGATTTTTTGTCCAAGACGGTAAAAAATATCATCATATCTTAGACCCAGAAGATGGATACCCAGCAAGAAATGCATCCAGTGTGACTGTGGTAGCAGAAAAAGCAATGATAGCGGACATCTTTTCTACGGCTCTTTTCGTTTTAGGATACGATAACCCTGCCTTAGATTATTTCACGGATTTTGGCATTCAAGCTTTGGTTATATCCCCAACGGGAGAAAGCACCGAGACCAATGGTTTTGACTATTTTCGGGAGAAAATGTGATAATCAATGAAATTCACTAAGAAAAATGATCTATACTTACTTTTAGTAGTAATATTGTTAGTTTTAGTGATGATTTTTATGAACGCTTATCCAAAAAAAGGGATAAATGGTGCAGAAGTTTACTTAAAAAGGGAAAAGATTTTGCAAATAACTAAGGAAGGCACTTACAGTATAAAAAATGATGAAGGTGAGTTATTGATGAATGTAGAATACATAGATCAAAGAATTAGAGTTATCGATTCATCATGTCCTTTGAAAGTCTGTGAAAATACAGGATGGGTAGAAAACCCTAATCAACCGATTATTTGTATTCCAAATGAAATAATTGTAAAACCATTAGGGACCGAAGATGACACGGAGATCGATATCTATACATGGTAAAAAGAACAAAAACAATATCTCATATAGCGATTTTAACCGCATTAGCCTCTGCTATTTACTATGTTGAATCCTTTTTACCCATGCCTGTTTCTGTTCCAGGAGCGAGATGGGGATTTTCCAACTTTCCTTTGTTGATGTCTGTAGTGAGTGGAATTAGCGTTACTAATACTTTATACATAGCTCTGTTAAAAACTTTGCTGGGTTCAATACTAAGTGGAAGATTTTTATCTCCCATGTTTTGGATGGGATTAGGTGGTTCACTGGCCAGTGCTTTATTTATGTCCTTATCCTTCAAATTTACCAATAAATTTGGGATCTTAGGGATTAGTGAAATAGGAGCCTTTTTCAGCAACGCTGTACAATTAATAATCGCCAGTCTTTTTATTGTTAAATCACCTAATATTTTTTGGTATTTCCCTTACATGCTTTTTTTTGGTATATTAACGGCATTTATAAACGCAACAATTGTGAACTATATTTTAAGGAGTGTCAACCTTGATAGATTCAAAAGTTGAAATAGTTTTAGGATCCTCATCCCCTCGAAGACAAGAGCTTTTAAAATTAATAACAAAAAATTTTACGATTAGAACAGCTAATATTGATGAAACTTATAACTCTACAACACCTTCTGAAATTGTACAAGAAATTTCATATAAAAAAAGTAAAAATATTGAAATTTCAGTGGGAGAGCTTCTAATAACGGCTGATACTATAGTAACTTTGGATGGAAAAATATTTGGAAAGCCTCACAATTACAATGAAGCTTTCCACATGCTTAAAACCTTATCAAATAAAACTCATTGCGTTTACACAGGAATAACTTTAAGATCAATGGAAAAATTTTCTTCTTTTTATGAAGTTTCGAAGGTGACTTTTTATAAATTGGATGAAGAAGTAATAAATTTTTATATAAGTAATAACAATGTCTATGACAAAGCGGGAGCTTATGCTATTCAAGATTTCGCTGCTGTTTTTGTAAAAAAAATTGAAGGTGATTACTATAACATAATGGGCCTACCTCTAGCAAAATTATATTGGCAATTGAGACAAATGTTCGCAACCTTATAAAATTATTTCAAATATTCCAAAAATTTCTATTAAAAGCCGAAAAGGAGAAAATAATGGAAGATGAACTAAAACCAAGAGAGAAACTAGAAAAATATGGGCCACAATCTCTCAAAGACGAAGAACTTATAGCCATAATCCTAAGACATGGAGTTAAAAATTATAACGTATTTGATGTTTCTGAACAGATATTAAAAAAATATAAAACATTGAGTCAATTGGTCGATATATCACTTGAAGAAATCTCAGAAGAAAAAGGAGTAGGAAAGGTTGGCGCAATAAATCTAAAAGCTGCATTAGAAATAGGGAAAAGATATCACCTTCAAAAATTGCGTCAAAAGTACCAAAAGGTAACATCTCCAGAAGAAGCATACCATGTTTGTGAGGACATGATATATCTAACCAAAGAAACAGTGAGAGCTATTTTTTTAGATTCTAAACTTCACATCATAACTATTAAAGACATTTCCAATGGAACGGTAAATATTTCAATTGCTCACCCACGAGATATTTTTAAAGAAGCTATAATGTACAACGCAGTGTCCTTCATTTTAGTACATAATCATCCATCAGGGGATCCCACACCAAGCATGCATGATAGAGACATAACGAAAAAAATCATGGAATCTGGTGAGATCTTAGGTATAAACATGAACGATCATATAATAATTGGTAAGGATTCTTATTTCAGTTTCTCTTTGGATAGGAGTGAAAAAATTGACTGATAAAAATGAAAATAATAATGCGGAAG is part of the Petrotoga miotherma DSM 10691 genome and harbors:
- a CDS encoding valine--tRNA ligase, which produces MDIGKRYMPHELENRWYKIWEESHSFEPRQGNDKFSIVIPPPNITGKIHIGHALNIVLQDISVRYNRMKGKETVWIPGEDHAGIATQHVVEKYLLKEEGKRREDYTREEFLKITWDWANKYRNHIREQIKALAASVDWSRERFTLDEGLNQAVRKVFVSLYNEGLIYKGKYIVNWCPSCGTVLADDEVEHSEEKGKLWYIKYRLENTQNYVTVATTRPETMLGDTALAVNPSDERYKNLVGKIAILPIVGRKLKIIADPYVDPNFGTGVVKVTPAHDPNDYQIGLRHNLERIQIIDENAKINENGGKYAGLDRYIARKRIVEDLKKEGLLEKEEDYTHSVGHCYRCGTVIEPLLLDQWFVKMKPLAEKAIQVVENDEIKFYPERWKKVYLNWMYEIRDWCISRQLWWGHRIPVWYCQNCGHVNVSVEDVKKCEKCGSTDLKQDEDVLDTWFSSALWPFSTLGWPEKTEDLKKFYPTDLLVTGFDIIFFWVARMIMMGEKFMGEKPFHDVYLHQLIRDKYGRKMSKSLGNGIDPLEVINEYGTDPVRFTLAILAAQGRDIKLDVGSFDAYRKFANKIWNAARFVLLNMEDYEKIVLKEEDLKIEDKWILTRLNSTILEISKDLEVYNYDQAARKLYDFFWNELCDWYIEASKNRLNSSGKDKLVVQNVILQVFDSSLRLLHPFMPYISEELWQKLPIEKDSELLISAKWPESNENNIYPESEKVFLKIMELVKGVRNVKAEMDIPQTQKVDLKYKIVAKNDDFIEKNISLIEHLAFLKDITQTEVKPAKSATAYVDESVEVYIPLGDYIDIDTEKQRLTKKLEKLAKDIELYNKKLSNKNFVEKADPDVVEKTKEDLIESEKKYQKLQTLLKEIS
- a CDS encoding MFS transporter; this encodes MAKYEKTRVLSILEAGSYNAFFIGTQGFIFTTLAIYFNASPLFISVMTSFPIIAQMFQIFSSRINQIIGSRKKSLVINAFISRTLFVLLPIFIFFDVRSEYIILIIILLFSFFGTFVGNTWTVLIKGVVPFEQRGKYFGIRNIFSSITGIIMLYLYSIFLEFPNFKTGLLLVTGFMAFFSVLSAFLLMKHEFPEESEKISTFNLNIFVPFKDRNFKNFLLFMFVWSFAIEFARPYFSYYEVAILNINYQFLGNMGIITSVISIFLYLFFGVVADRFGSKNVLSLGILLSTFSPLMYFLMNATNYRSIELLNAIFSAFAWSAINLAIFNLLLEISKEPSENYIAANSFIAGIAAIFGSLSGGLLANHLKNIEIHFMGDPYHGIQLIFIIGFILRIISVILLTEVEAMEKPIRYKGIFSPEAALFKRREINFPFDLFRRNRRKIKKSELPPSVDVENEEKNQVVTNDNKEDKE
- the amrA gene encoding AmmeMemoRadiSam system protein A, with the protein product MNEHHPYVIWARKVIEAYVKEKRKIDFDETLPKDLFNKKRGCFVSLHKSSGELRGCIGTIMPVYDNLIMEIRENAIAAATSDPRFPPLSPKELDDLVISVDVLSDLEKVNDMNELDPKIFGIVVKSGYKRGVLLPDLEGVDTVEEQLRIVKLKAGIYKNEPIEIYKFTVERFF
- the amrS gene encoding AmmeMemoRadiSam system radical SAM enzyme, with the translated sequence MKINSLFYEEFKDDILKCTLCPHQCILYPGKTGICGVRQNIKGEMYSLNYRDVTSIALDPIEKKPLFHFHPGEKILSLGTWGCNLKCPFCQNYEIAHLKPRYQKKIYPNAIPSLMDNYGVRGVAYTYSEPIVWYEFVLDSSREVKYANPDNYNVLVTNGFINEKPLRLMLQYIDAMNIDLKVFDDKNYMKILKGRLEPVKKTIKIAYEEGIHIEVTTLVVPKVNDNLEELEEEFSWLASISKDIPLHLSRYFPAYKYNEPPTDINFLEKTYKLAKKYLNFVYLGNILSSTYENTYCPNCGTLLIQRKGYDIKIENLNKNGECENCGRKICVV
- a CDS encoding FAD:protein FMN transferase, with protein sequence MRQKNMRSLRVYLYIAAVGVGIFLLSLLLFSKPNPVYEEEEFPVLGTIVRVKVAGDKVSSNVLLNTAEQELYRLHNKFSPNVEGSIVQKLNTDRKVEVDEEGLFLFQATYNYAVITGGTFDPTVRPLLKLWGFDDINSSKKVPTQEEINEALENVDYRFIKIDEEKREISLLKDGVEVDLGGIAKGYAIDLVIQKIKEIDPGATGFVDAGGDIGIIGPKFGELAWVIGIRDPFSQDALKSIDTIYLASGAVATSGDYERFFVQDGKKYHHILDPEDGYPARNASSVTVVAEKAMIADIFSTALFVLGYDNPALDYFTDFGIQALVISPTGESTETNGFDYFREKM